AATTTTTTAGCATATTTGCTGGTTCGCATTCTTCAACTTAGATATGAATGATGAACAATAAGGGTGATTCAATGAAGTGAAACTAATGGTTTTCTATAATAAGCTAGCTCCAACCATAATCTTAGTAGGGAAAGTTGTCACATTTTTGTGGGCAATTACTTTTCATTATTCAAAAGGTTTGTGGTTGAATATTTTTACCCTAGTCGCTACAATTTCTCCAATCTTACCAGTTTAATTAGTCAAACACAGTTAGCTCAAATTCATTGTTCCAACCCATCTTAGTAAAGAACAGATTAGCCTggagtaattttaaattctatttaAGCCTATTAAATCACCAACCAAGAAATTACCTAGTTTTACAAGGAAACTTTACATATTTTGCATGAGGGGGGTGTTCGTGTTTTTTGGTGTAAATTTGGTTGGTTGATGGTTTTGGTGCCGTGAGCATGTTGTGGATGTCAAATTGGGTGCTGCTCGGTttctagataaaatagtatcaaaatataatttaagattgagttatgagattattttagttggagagGGTTAGATATGACTAATTATTCCATGATTATTCATAtataggattgagttgtgggattgaatctcatgaatcaaacgcactacatatttaatctcgGGATACAATCTTGATGTAAATATCAGAGATAACCATTTAATTCAATGCCAGAACTTTGTATATGCAgttgttaaataaaattcacatatGATTTGTGCAGGTGCGGACCTTGTAAGGTGATCGCACCAAGATATCAGGAGCTGTCTGAAAAATACAACGATGTTGTGTTCTTGAAGCTCGACTGCAACGATGAAAACAGGGTTAGTAACAagtctatattattctctttcgcTGTGTATGTGTGTGGAGTTTGATCTCATCTGCACATATTTCATTTGCAGCCACTTGCAAAAGAGCTAGGGATCAAGGTGGTTCCTACCTTCAAGATTTTGAAGGATAGCAAGATTGTTAAAGAAGTAACAGGAGCCAAAATTGACAATTTAATTGTTGCAATTGATGCTGTAAGATCCAGTTAGACTACTGTCATTAGATTGTAATATAATGTTAATAGATCAATGACAACTGTGCTCATTCATAAATGAATCTGCCATTATGCTACTCTAAGTTTAGTTTGAAATTAACTATAAGAAATAACACAATGTATATGCAATTACAATATCGAAAACATTTGTATATCAAAAAGGAACGAGCAAGGTTTTATTGCTGAAAAAATTAAGGATGTTGGTAATGGAACCTAGCTATGCGTCCGGTCTTGCCCTTGTCGTACAAATCCATTGTCTAGGGGCCTCAAGATCATCTCCAGTCACAGTTGGTATGTGCCATTGGCCTCGTTCCGACTCCTGATATCATGTTTTTGGAATTTGAGTGAAACCCGAGATGTAACACGAGGATGTTTTCATTAAACATGAGTCAGAACTAAACTAACCTGGATAACGATTGAATATGGTGGTGGCATGTGCAATGTAAGCCCGTCTTCAGTGGTGTATTTTAAACGGACCTgataataatttagaaaataaaagcagTTCAAATTTGCATTATCTGAGATCACCTAGAACAGAACCTCAACTTGTAACCTAACCAAAAACTAGTGAAAAATAAAGCAGAAAAGCATAGAAGAGAAAGTACCTGGTGCTTTTCTTTCCATCTAGGGAAGAAGCTATTGCCTAAAAGGTTGAATAAGTGATCTCTCATCTCATCATTTGTCACAAGCAAACACCTTGAACTCACAGCAGCATACAGCCAATACCTAAGGAAAGCAaggatatatataaaaaaacgaaCAGCAGTGCTTCAGGGAATATGTCTTGAAACGCCAGGATGCATATGTAAGATTACATATCCTTTTTTTAGTAATGCAAGTATATACATTTTCTTGATCATCTGGAAGTAACAATACAGCATGAACAAAATTGAAGCTAGAGTATTTGCTCTAGCCGTGTACACTGAACAGCATTGAGCTCACTATTACTCGACACAAATAAACATCACAGAAACTGAAGAAACTAAACTAACATATACACCAGTCCTAACTGAAGATTAAATTGATTGTTAAAGCATGCAACATTCTTCCTGTTGGATGATCTTCTTACTGAGGAgttataatttcaatattgtaAACAGCCACACATGAATGCTAgagtatatagaaaaatatgataagtACCAATCATCATTTGAACCCTGAGGTGTTGCATAAAGTGTGCCAGCGTTTTTCCAGCTTTCCAACAATTTCTTGTTGTTCGGTTGCTGAGCCGGACCACGTCTGACTCGTGCTTGGTGTAGAACAACAAGGGGTAACTTCTTTGACGGACTCATTTGGCGCAACTGATGCACAACTCTCTTAATCTTCAAACAGGAATGCACCAACATGAGAAATTGTATGATTCAACAATACCCATAGCCAGTTTCTTTTTCACAGTCCATCGCATTCTCATTGAGAGGAAAGCTACAGAGGCAATATTTACCTGACCAAAATTGAATGTGCGTTGATTAGCAAGACCCAAGTTTGCACCATCAACCACAGCATCAAATGGACCATGCCGTTGAAGCCACTCCTGAATCAGCACTTATAGCATCACAAagtattcatatttaaaactaCATAAACAAGATAACATATTAGTTCTATAAATGCAAGGGATCTTGAAAGCAAAAACAGGAAACCACCTGAAATTGTGCAAAGTTGCTCTTAACTTCCTTCTCAGCGGCTAATTTAGCAAGTGACTTGGCAAAATTCTCCGTCTCCTGTGGATCAATATCAATGCAAACCAGCTTCTCCCCGCACGATTGGCAAACCCCAGCCTCATTCATCCTCGTCCTCACCACTCTCCACTCACCCTTCCCCAACCATCCTTGGCCGTGCCATCCGCCCCCTCCCTCCAAAACCCCTCTCTTCACGCTCTCAACATCCCATTTCCTAGCTCCAACCTCAGCAGCCTTTCTTGAACTAAACCACTCCTCCACCACAGCTGCAGTTTCCTCAGACACCTGCCTTACCGCCGCCCTCAACCTATGCATCATTTCATACACCTTCCCCTCCCTCTCGGCTTCAGAGCTAACCCTGAGGAGGGCAGAGAGCTCAGCCTCCTCAGCAGCAACTCCACTCTCCAACATATGAGAATCCACCTCATAAGCCTTATCTGCCATCCCCTTCTTGCAGAACCCAAACAACGCCGGCCCATACGACCTCAATTTGGGGGCATTTCCATGGTTCTTCATCTTTTTAACTAAACTAAAAGCCAATTCAGGATCCTCTTTCGAAGCAGCCAACCTAGAGATGTTTGTGAATGTTGCCTCATTTGGGGCCACATTATCAGCTCCCATTTGCTTGAAAATCTCAAATCCTTTATCAAATCTCTCAAGATTCTCTCCACCCTCCTCAGGATTTAAAGAGCACAAGTAAAGCAACACATTGTAATGATGCTGATTGAGCTCCACGCCATTGGCCTTCGCCTCCTCGTAGAGGCGAAGGGCCTCAGCCAAGTCTCCATTTTTCGAGCATTGATCGAGTTTCACGCGTAGAACCATATCCGGGGACTCTCTACGCGCCTTTTTGGACATTCGGTTGCTCAAATCCGTCGATTTTTTTCTGAGGAGAGCCTCAGCGGAATCGGAGGAAAAATGTCTTGCTTTTCTTTCCATCGAAATGGGGCTTTTAGGCTGGTTCCTCGCGTTAATTTTAGTCTTCAGTGAAGAAGTATGCCGCTGCCGGAGATAACTGAAGCATTTTGAATGCTCAAGAAGGGAATTGGAGCTCTTACAGAAGTgggagagaagaagaagagaggtTTTGGGTGAGCACGACGCCACACGGAGTAGCATCGCtgctaaaaaaaaagttcaccAAAATTCACCCTCGGATTCAAGAAAGTGCAATTGCAAGACAAAGAATCAGCTGCGCGCCTGCGCGGTACGCCCGCCAAATGCTCGATGGATTTACTCACTGGACTTCAGCAAGAAACGGCGCCGGAAAAAAAGCGCCGACTTTCATTGCCTGTTTCCGACGACCTCCAAAGTGCAGAAGGtgattgagaaaatgaatgaCGGAGGCCAAAATCTGAACTGTCTAAGGATaattataaatactccataactCAATTGAGTATGCTTTGTTCTTCCACTATCAATTTgttaacattaatttattagcaAGAGAAATTTGcgaaaatgcaaaattataCTCCGTCTATCATATCGTCcgaaacatttttctttttaatttatgcaattaaaaatgaaatatttttgaaattagaaatacttttttttctattattttattttctttttattaactcacaaagCTAAACGTGTAATTCCAATGGGTTGGATGTTAAACGTTGGTCGAACGGTTAAGTGTCACCAAGGGTtgtgagttttaattataaatattaaattttaggattttttatattttgaatccCCAATCTTCGACATTATGCACAATCATTAGTcttattcaatcttcattctacatTTTTCCACTGATCTCACAATATCGCCTTTCAAGTTCCATACCAACTCATTATTACACCGTCCCATCATCTCGCCACTAAGTGTCTTACCACCACCAAAatcaatcaagacaaaattaagaagtaacccatcaaaatcttaatatatttatcattttaataatgattcatgtaagatattatttttaattttcataaataattagttactTAACAATGTCATAATAATGACACAAACACAagcttttaatttatattacagttgatcgagatgaaagaCTTCTTTTCAaagtattattgaagaaaactatgaaaatttgaagattttatatgattctaaactaaaaagaaaaaagtatctaaatttaaaatcattttttatagaagaaaattttgatacgagagattattttcgaaagcttTTAGGTCCGAATAGTCCCTGAGTTAGCTTTGAAATCCACGGCCGGGTTAGgagttagggttagggttgaaaatttatgccAAAAATTCATAACCCGAATGgcccgcacccaaatagccTAGCAACCCGAGTGGACTGGCCCAAACCCGAACGGAttagcccgattgacatcccagTTTCACTAACTGTCGCATTTTAATCAGTTTCACTAACTGTCGCAATTTATAGGTTTTACCATTTATATTCTCTTTATATAAATTGTCCAACGATAGTGGCTTCGTTTCTTGGTAATAAAATTTGCAAAGGCAGATAACAAATTAACTattaagtatataaaataaataatttatcacGAAGCAATAAGTTATTGAGATCCAACTGTTGTATCTTAAGGACCTGAACTACTCTTTGAAAATTATAAGCAAAATGCTATAAAAACAGTAGAATAATTCCTTTTCGATGCACAAAATGAACCGCTATTgtacatattaaaattttggagtaaCCCACAGACCTTCTTCATCATGGGACAATATTATAAAGACACTTCATACCTTCTCACAATCATAGACAAAGTTATCACTATTCAACTCTAACTTTCAATACCCAGGCTAGCTTAAGAAGTTGAGCCCATAAAATATGCACTAAAAATGTTGCATCTAGAATGGAACATTTACAATATTAGTTACAAAGCCAGCTTTCCAATTGCCTAAAGCATCGCAAATAAAAACCTCCACCAAACGCATGTTTTGAACCTTCCTCCAAAGATACATTCGTGTTGAGCTTGATAGTATCCATCAAAGGTGGACTCAGCCAACCAGAGTAGACATGCAATTGGCTCTTATTACCACACCATCCATAAATTGAGCCTCTCTTACCCCTTTTTGTCAAGTTAATGATTTGAGCTATAATCCCTTCTAGACTCACCTTAACACCTTTAAAGACCAAACCACATCTATTCTAGATATGCCAAATTTGAGACCGTACCCTATTAATAGGTTGGAGTTGATATTCCAACTCACCCAATCAGTCAAACTCAACGAAATATCAAGAAATCATCATCCCCTTCATACCACAACATGCCTTCCTTGGCTTCTCTAGCATCGGGATAATTTCACAACATGTGCAAACTACTCTCTgaaccaccaccaccaccaccaccagcgCATAGCTCGCTCTTCATATACCAACACTCCATTGATTAGAAGAAGCAAGTTGGAAACTTTCATTAGTCGAGGCCCATATAAACTCCAAGCATTCCTTCATGGCACTGCTCTTTGTTAACTTTGGCTCATTCCCATATCATACCTTCATGGCATACACATAGCATAAACCTTAATTTGCAATATAGCATAAacaatatgagcatccacaatTAAGGATAAAAATTAACCTCATTTTTAACCACAACCTATTTTTCTGTGTCATATCAGCATTTTTAAGAGTAAGTAATTAAGTTTGCCATGAACATTCGAGACAATTTTGTCTGTAATACTAGATCCAATCAGATAGGtgataatcaattaatatagCCACTCGGTGAGAAAATAATCGAAACACATACTTCCTTCGCATTGGCTCAAGCCAACACTACATGAAACAGAGCTCGGAGTGAAAATGCACAATAAGAAAAACTTCAGACAAGTAGTGACGGATGAACTGCAAAAGattttttaacacaagtattGATGAACGGGAGGAGTACTCTACCAAAAACTTCAGTAAATAGACAATTCAAAACATGCCAATCCCCTGAGTCAAGTGAAGCAAcaaacatacaaaaataaaaggcaTACTGATTAACGCAAGTACTAATTAACATACAGATATACTAATAATCAAAATGCTCTTGCACCATTATCCATCAATACATAGGTTTTCATTACATAATATAAGTGGGTTTTCTCTAAGAAATCCATAGTCAAAATCAAAAcgaaattacattttcggtAGCAAAAGTCTTTAGAGAAAGAAGGCTCGGCGTGTAAAGGCTTATCTGGTAGCGCATGTCGTCTTCCGAGTCATGTAGATCAACTTCTTGAATGGCTTTAGTCGTGCTGGAGTAGTATATCGGCCTACCCTGTCTCCATGATAAGAGCATATCaccatttttgaaaacttCAATGGGGTTAAGCTGTTGTAAACCATCccaaataggagtattatctTTGAGAATGCTAAACTCCACTGACCAAGATTTCTCATTTCCGTATTCCTTCATCACCCATATAATAATCCCCAGATTCGAATTGTCGCATACAC
The genomic region above belongs to Salvia hispanica cultivar TCC Black 2014 chromosome 3, UniMelb_Shisp_WGS_1.0, whole genome shotgun sequence and contains:
- the LOC125214280 gene encoding proteinaceous RNase P 1, chloroplastic/mitochondrial-like yields the protein MLLRVASCSPKTSLLLLSHFCKSSNSLLEHSKCFSYLRQRHTSSLKTKINARNQPKSPISMERKARHFSSDSAEALLRKKSTDLSNRMSKKARRESPDMVLRVKLDQCSKNGDLAEALRLYEEAKANGVELNQHHYNVLLYLCSLNPEEGGENLERFDKGFEIFKQMGADNVAPNEATFTNISRLAASKEDPELAFSLVKKMKNHGNAPKLRSYGPALFGFCKKGMADKAYEVDSHMLESGVAAEEAELSALLRVSSEAEREGKVYEMMHRLRAAVRQVSEETAAVVEEWFSSRKAAEVGARKWDVESVKRGVLEGGGGWHGQGWLGKGEWRVVRTRMNEAGVCQSCGEKLVCIDIDPQETENFAKSLAKLAAEKEVKSNFAQFQEWLQRHGPFDAVVDGANLGLANQRTFNFGQIKRVVHQLRQMSPSKKLPLVVLHQARVRRGPAQQPNNKKLLESWKNAGTLYATPQGSNDDWYWLYAAVSSRCLLVTNDEMRDHLFNLLGNSFFPRWKEKHQVRLKYTTEDGLTLHMPPPYSIVIQESERGQWHIPTVTGDDLEAPRQWICTTRARPDA